A stretch of the Acyrthosiphon pisum isolate AL4f chromosome A2, pea_aphid_22Mar2018_4r6ur, whole genome shotgun sequence genome encodes the following:
- the LOC100163312 gene encoding SEC14 cytosolic factor-like: protein METLEKYYKVTAQQEYEKNPQLSATDVEELLKWSDENINLYGKLIDIQIIMFLHACNYDKEYAKKVISQCYNLRAKKCTPFFSARDPAHPFNQKQLDVVNINIIPDEENGYSYIWSQLKIVDASQYYPTVASKLTFMAIELDQVEYGTKSGYRMVLDSNNFSLSHALRYSLSNARHLMLYVQEGTPFVIDKIYILNVTSGTERLFSMMKPFMSTSLINKVIIKSVPKTNEFIKTLPQTIVPKDYGGLAPIMSETNEILKQKLLDNRDYFLDEEKLRNGNVKDEVDTTVGENDKDNINSFKNLSID, encoded by the exons GCTTCTAAAGTGGAGTgacgaaaatataaatttatatgggAAATTAATTG aTATTCAGATTATAATGTTTTTGCATGCGTGTAACTACGATAAAGAATATGCAAAAAAGGTAATAAGTCAGTGCTATAATTTACGAGCTAAGAAGTGCACTCCCTTCTTTTCGGCAAGAGACCCTGCACATCCTTTCAATCAAAAACAATTGGATGTTGT taatataaacataattccGGACGAAGAAAATGGTTACAGCTATATATGGTCGCAATTAAAAATCGTGGATGCATCACAATATTATCCAACTGTGGCGTCAAAACTAACTTTTATGGCCATCGAACTAGACCAAGTCGAATACGGTACCAAGTCGGGGTACAGAATGGTACTGGATTCGAATAATTTTAGCTTAAGTCACGCATTACGTTACTCCCTATCAAATGCAAGACATTTAATGTTATACGTCCAG gAAGGTACACCTTTTGTGATTGATAAAATTTACATTCTCAACGTCACCTCAGGAACTGAAAGATTATTCTCAATGATGAAACCATTCATGAGCACTTCAttgataaataaa gttataataaaatcagttcCGAAGactaatgaatttataaaaacattgccACAAACAATAGTGCCTAAGGACTATGGTGGCCTTGCACCGATTATGAGCGAAACAAATG aaatcttaaaacaaaaattattggaTAATCGCGATTACTTTTTGGacgaagaaaaattaagaaatggTAATGTTAAAGATGAAGTAGATACAACAGTTGGAGAAAATGACAAGgataatataaattcttttaaaaatttaagcattgattaa